The DNA window CTGGTCCAGCAGCGCCCGGCCGGTGGGGCCGAGGCGGTCGCCCGGCACCCCGAGCGGCGCGATCGGCCCGGGCACCCGGGCCCGGGTGGCGCTGACGATGTCCCCCGGTGCCTCGTCCGCGACGATCGCGGCAGCGCGGCCGGCCTGCCCCATCGCGTCCAGCAGCGCCCGGGCCAGGTCCTCCTCGGGGCCGAGCGGTCGGGACACCGGATGGCCGGCGTGCCGCACGGTGGCCGGGTTGGCGCCGAGGAAGATCGGCGCGGGGGAGACCTGGTCGTCGACGACGGTCATGCTCACCGACAGGTGGTGGCCCTCGAACCGCCAGGCCCACCGGTCGTCGCGGCCCGGGTCGCCGAAGACGGCCACCCAGTAGTCGCCGCTGTGCCGGCCCCGGTGCCAGCCCTCGGCCCGGTCCAGCACCTCCTCCAGCGCGACGACCGCCATGGCCTGGGCGTACGCCGCCGGGCTGAGCGCCGTGGCCAGCAGCCGGTGCGCGGCCTTGCGGCCGGCCCGGTCCAGGTCGGCCAGGCAGGCGCCGGGTCGGGGGCGCGGCCGGTACTCCAGCCACCGCCGGGCCGCGTCGTCGTCGAACGGGTACGCCGCGCGGGCCCGCGCCGGCTCGTCGAGCGCGCCCAGCAGCGCGGTGGCCGCCGCGCGCATCTGCTCCGGTA is part of the Micromonospora olivasterospora genome and encodes:
- a CDS encoding DUF3500 domain-containing protein; the encoded protein is MEDPLPEQMRAAATALLGALDEPARARAAYPFDDDAARRWLEYRPRPRPGACLADLDRAGRKAAHRLLATALSPAAYAQAMAVVALEEVLDRAEGWHRGRHSGDYWVAVFGDPGRDDRWAWRFEGHHLSVSMTVVDDQVSPAPIFLGANPATVRHAGHPVSRPLGPEEDLARALLDAMGQAGRAAAIVADEAPGDIVSATRARVPGPIAPLGVPGDRLGPTGRALLDQLVALYLDRLPPELAAREARRVAGGPLHFAWAGPTRPGQRHYYRVQGDDLLIEYDNTTDDGNHAHTVLRRPASDFGADVLAEHHADAHG